The Oncorhynchus masou masou isolate Uvic2021 chromosome 13, UVic_Omas_1.1, whole genome shotgun sequence genomic interval CTTGCAAGCCATGCCAGGAAGCTGGCCCTAAATGCTCTGTAAATGGTGTTTAGATGTTATATCTAGAATGCATTATTAGCCAACTTATTCTGTAGTCAATTGCAGTCAAACTCAAAATGTGCACAGGTTCCTTGAGTAAGTGCATAGGCATACCTATGTTATGGTATAATGGTACGCATATTCCACTTCTGCTGTCAATGTGTTCAGATCATTTTCTGTGTTTGTCCTACTAACCTACTACTAAATCTCATTAGTATGGGATTTCTCAAGTTGACTTCCTGGATGCATttgtactgactgactgtctctctctctttcagtctgcgTGTGCGTGGCCAGCACACTAAGACCACCGGTCGTCGTGGTCGCACTGTTGGTGTGTCCAAGAAGAAGTAAACTGTCTCCCTGTTCCCCATGTGTCAATAAATGCCACAGTTCACACATTTGGCTGTTTGCTCATTTCTTCATACTGAGTTGTTTTGGTGTGGTTGTTGGAGTTATGTAGTTGACTCAGAACAGAGCCTCGGTCAGTGGCAGTTTTGTCTGTCTTTGCTCCCATGTAGGTAGTTTGTCACTTGATGTCCAGAGACTACACTCACCTGGGCCACATTCTGTAAGCAAAGGTGGGAATGTCATGAATGAAACTCATGTAAtttcttattctacaatgtccgGTATGTCAAATTATCTGAATGTTACACACTGTTGTGCCCAAGTCTGAATCGATCCCCAATTAGATGGGACTGAACACAAGCACTGTAAACAGACCTCACGGCCAGGAATGGAAAAGGCGGTGTATAGTTGATATGTGGTATACTTTTGAAAAGTTTGTAAAGGGGACTGGAGTGATGGTCAAAGTCCTAGGTTGTTACAACCTAGTGCATGGAGTGCTGTACTGTCCACCTTGGTGTTATACATGATCATATTCTCATAACCAAGTTTCATTTTGATGATTTATTACAGAGTtgagtaaagatgaggtcaattTACTACACTATAAATGCAACATTTAGTTTGGGTAGccggtcctgtgtggctcagtcggtagagcatggcgcttgcaacgccaagcgtcgtgggttcgattcccgctgggaccacccatatgtaaaagtagtggccccagccgacttgtaagtcgctttggacaaaagcgtctgccaaaatgggatatattatatatattatttttcatgggctgaattaaaaaaaaaaaagcacattTCTGTTTTATAAAACCCTACTGATTGGCTGTACCTAGctaccaagtgggtgggcctatgtccACCCATGACTgaaccctgcccagtcatgtgaaatccttaggttagggcctaattcatttatttcaattaacttttatatgaactgtaactcatatTTTCCTTCAGTATGAACTCACACTATTCTGAGAGTATAGAGACCCCTTGACTTAATCTGCATTTAGTTATGTGACAGCTTTatactaaaatggattaaatagcccccccccctctacacctcataatgatgaagcaaaaacaggattgAGAAAGCTTgtcattgactgcagctcagcgttcaacaccatagtgcccacaaagatcatcactaagctaaaggaccctgggactaaacaccctctgcaactggacttCTGGACATgccgccctcaggtggtaagggtaggtaacatctgtcacgctgatcctcaacacatgggCCCCTCAGGTGTGTGCTCggtctcctgtactccctgttcactcgtgattgcatggccaggcacaactccaatgCCATTAATTTTgctgatgacaacagtggtaggcctgatcactgaactatgagacagcctatagggaggtcagagacctggctgagTGGTGCCAGtacaacctctccctccctcaatgtgatcaaaacaaaggagatgattgtggacttagGAAAAGGAAGACCAAgtatgcccccattctcatcgacggggctgtagtggagcaggttgagagcttcaagtttcttggtgtccacatcacgaaGAAaccatcatggtccaaacacaccaagacagtcttgaagagggcacgacaaagcctattcacCATCAGAAAAATGATTTGGCATGGATCttcaaagttatacagctgcacaatcgagagcttcgtgactggtttcatcactgcctggtatggcaactgctcggcctccgaccgcaaggcactacagagggtagtgcgtatggcccagtgcATAACTGGGGCAAGcgtgccacccaggacctctataccaggcggcgtcagaggaaggctctaaaaatgatcagactccagtcaccctagtcatactgttctctctgctaatgcacggcaagcggtaccggagcgccaagtccaaaagacttaacagcttctacccccaagccataagactcctgaacagcttatcaaatggctacccagactatttgcatttcccccctccttttacactgctgctactctgttatctatgcatagtcactttatctctgcctacatgtacatattacctcgactaaccggtgcccgcacacattgactctgtacccggtaacccctgtatatagtcttgctattgttattttactgcggCGCTTTCAGTATTTGCAACTCATTTTATCTTATCTACTTTTTACACAATTATTTTGTtgtcggcgcatgtggcaaatacaatatgatttgaaatatcacatttagataattcttcagaccctttactcaagtactttgttgaagcacctttggcagcgataatAGCCtcaggtcttcttgggtatgacgctacaagcttggcacttctgtatttggggagtttctcccattcttttctgcagatcctctcaagctctgtcaggttgaatggggagcgtcgcgcttggcattcagactagagaatcttgtttctcatggtcagagtcctttaggtgcattttggcaaactccaagcgggctgtcacgtGCCTTATACTGAGGAAtttcttccatctggccactttaccataaagacctgattggtggagtgctgcagagatggttgtccttctggaaggtcctcccatTTCTACAGAAAATCTGGATATATGTCAGTGACCATGGGGTtcaccaagacccttctcccccgattactcagtttagctgggtgtccagctccaggaagagtcttggtggttccaaacttcttcaatttaagaatgatggaggccactgtgttcttggggagcttccatgctgcagacattttttggtacccttacccagatctgtgccttgacacaatcctgtctcaagagctctacggtcaattcctttgacctcatggcttggtttttgctgtcatgcacggtcaactgtaggtccttatatagacaggcatgtgcctttccaaatcatgtccaatcaattgagtttaccaaggatcaatggaaacaggatgcacctgagctcaattgagtttcatagcaaagggtctgaatacttttgtaaataaggtttatttttattttgtataaacGAGCAAAAAAaacttcactttgtcattatagggtattttgtgtaaattgatgagtATAAGTTTCTCTCtatccatttttgaataaggctgtaacaacaaaaatgtggggaaagtcaagtggtctgaatactttcaaaatGCGCTGTATGTAAAATGTCATAACACCACAGCACCAGTTTCTTACCAACGCAATCCTGGCCTTTTTTTATTGTGCTGAATGGATCAAGAGGAATTGCAATACAAACAAGCTGAGTAACAGTTCAAAGTGGGATATATTGCCTTAATTGTACAAAGATCATAGAAAAACTGAGGTAAGAAAACCCATTATATGCCAGCagaacatacactgagtatacaaaacaataacacctctttccatgagactatccaggtgaaagttattatcccttattgatgttacttgttaaatccacttcagtgtagatgacagggaggaggttaaagaaggatttttaagccttgaaacatgGATTGTATGGGTAAGACAAGATTTAAgtacctttgaacggggtatggtagtaggtgccaggtgcaccggtttgggTCAagaacgctcaacagtttcctgtgtgtctcAAGAATGGAAACAttgggagtcaacatgggccagcatccctttggggggtgttcctaatgtttagtatacTCGGTGTATAAAGTGCATCAGGTAAGACTTAATAAAGGAAGTGAAAGCTAGCATTAGGAAAAAGCCCTGTGGACCCTATGGGTCCAAGCTTAGGATAAATCACATTAACTAGCTCAATTCCACCAACCGTTGCTACTTGATATCCTCAATAAGCGGCATAGTGCATCAGTGATGTCTTAAAGAAATTAAATATGACATAAATAGTTACAATCATTAACTAATTTCAAAGCAAGCTGAATTCAGTATAGAAAAGTCCCAATCTACTGCTATATAGCAGTATATTCTTGCATAATATTCAATTCAACCATCCTCTATGACCTCTGGTCATCCCAAGTCTGTCTCAAAGGGAAAAGGGGGTTAATCTCTACAACATTTTCcaatgtacactaccggtcaaaagttttataacacttactcattcaagggtttttctttattttctactttgtagaataatagtgaagacatcaaaacacacATGGATCATGTaggaaacaaaaaagtgttaaacaaatcaaaatataatttgtatttgagattcttcaaatagccaccatttgctttgacagctttgcacactcttggcattctctcaaccagcttcatgaggtagtcacctggaatgcatttcaattaacaggtgtaccttcttaaaagtacattttccttcttaatgtgtttgacccaattagttgtgttgtgtcaaggtaggggtggtatacagaagatggtactttggccgcctttcgttccagttctctgctgcctgtgactggaacgaagttggagacttatcccCCTCACctacttcaaacatctgctatctgagcagctaaccgatcgctgcagctgtacatagtctaacggtaaatagcccacccatttttacctccctcatccccatactgtttttatttatttacttttctgctcttttgcacaccaatatctctacatgACCATCTGGTCATttttcactccagtgttaatctgcaaaattgtaattattcgcctacctcctcatgccttttacacacaatgtatatagactctttttctactgtgttattgacttgttaattgtttactccatgtgtaactgtgttgtctgttcacactgctatgctttatcttggccaggtcgcagttgcaaatgagaacttgttctcaactagcctacctggttaaataaaggtgaaataaataaaaaaaatagccctaagtccatattatggcaagaacaactcaaaatCAGCAAAgcgacagtccattattactttaagacaaaggTTTGTCAATACgggaaatttcaagaactttgtttcttcaaatgcagtcacaacaaccaaacgctatgatgaatctggctctcatgaggaccgccacaggaatggatgaccaagagttacctttgctgcagaggatacgttcattagttaccagcctcagaaaataaatgcttcacagagttcaagtaacagaccgatctcaacataaactgttcagagaagactgtgtgaatcaggccttcatggtcgatttgctgaaataaaccactattaaaggatACCAATattaagagacttgcttgggccaagaaacacgagcaatggacattagaccggtggaattttgtcctttggtctggagtccaaattggagatttttgtttccaaccgccgtgtctttgtaagATGCAGTGGGTGAACATATGATCTCCacatttgtggttcccaccgtgaagcatggaggaggtgtgatgttgtgggggtgctttgctggtgacactgtcagtgatttatttagaattcaagtcacacttaaccagcatggctaccacagcattctgcagtgatacgccatcccatctggtttgcacttagtgggactataattttcttttcaacagtacaatgacccaacacacctccaggctatgtaagggctattttagaggagagtcatggagtgctgcatcagatgacctggcctccacaatcttctgacctcaaccaaattgagatggtttgggatgagtcggaccgcagagtgaaggaaaagcagtcaacaagtgctcagcatatgtaggaactccttcaagactgtttgaaaaacattccagatgaagctggttgagagaatgccacgagtgcaaagctgtcaaggcaaagggtggctatttgaagaatctcaactataaaatatactgtattttgatttgtttatcacttttgtggttactacatgattccacatgtcatttcatagttttgatctcttcactattattctacaatgtagaaaagagtcaaaataaataaaaacccttgaatgagtaggtattctAAAACTTTTGGCCGGTAGTGTAAAATCCTCACACTGATCTGAAATGATGTATCAACAAAATCTGGCAGTCCTGATGCAAGGTCAAGCAACACTTGGTGGTCTGAAGGAAGGCTGGACTACGTAGGTGTTGCCTGTCGGTGTGCACACCGGTCCAGACAGCATTTTAAGTCAACCATTCGATTAAGGAAAAAATTTGTAGGAATTGCAAAAACAACTTCATACTCAGGTTTGATTAGAAGCTACGGAGGATAAAAACAGAATAACTTCAGATTCTGAGGTCAAAGTTGAAGACCTTCAATCTATGGAATGTTCCAAATGACTACCTTAGAAGCAGCTACACGCCACACACAGAAATCTGTCAGAGACAGCGAGTGATAACGGCTGAAGAGGGAGGACTCctgtcctcctcacccctctttgGGCTGTGGGGACTTCTGCTGCGGTGGCTGTGATGGTTGAAGAGGTTGGTCCTTGGTGGGGGCATAGTAAAGCTCCAGAGGCTTTCTGACCTTCCAGTACTTCTCATTCACCAGCTCTAAAGTCAGGGAGCCGTTCAGAGTCTGAGAAAGAGGTACAGAGAAACGTGAGGGAGAAGAACAAGTCAAAGGGAATGGTAGGAAGGAAAAAATAAAGCAATGGATGAGGATAAAAGTAGAGTTTAAAAGGAGGGAGATTGGAAAAAAATTTAGACGTGTGACAGAGGTATGAGAACGGATAATAGTCATTGATAATAGCTCCCATCCTGAAAAAAAAGAGAACGGATAAGCTTGTGTACTCACAGAGAACTGGCCCCCTGATGTGGTGATGTAGATGGTATATTGCTTCTCACTGACGTTCTTCAGGCTGGCCCCTCCTCCTGCTGATTTCTCTCCTTTAGCCCCCGCctccactccctctttccccttctccATCGCTGCATCGGATTGGCTGTCTCTTTGCCTCTCCTCCAGAGCGATACGCAGAGCCAGGTACTTAGACAGGTGGTCCACTGTGGCGTTGGCTGTGGTCTTCACATATCTGAGACAGGAACGAGGAGTGACAAAAACAAAACTATTAAAAAAGACCCTTCAGGAATACATTCCGAATTGAAATTACCATCATTTGAGAAGTCATAACAGAACACCTcacagccccccctccctccaccacacacagccctcaCCTGGTCTGGCTGTAGTCCTGTGTGTTGACCAGCAGGGGGTGCGGACGGAAAACCAGCTCTATCTCTGAGCCAGGGCCCTCTTTGTGGTGCCGGAGCGGGGCCGTGGGGCTGCCCCCATCCACCTCCGGGCCTGACTCATCTGACACCCTGGGCCGCTTAGGGTTCCGGCTGGGCCCGGCCTCAGAGGGTGTGTGGCTCGGGGGGAGGGGCGCGTGGGAAGGCGCAGAGTCGTGGGAGAGGTGTGACCGTGCATCCCCGTTGTCCTCGCCGCCGCTGAAGGTGGTGTTGTCGCTCTCCTGCGCCGGTTTGCGCACTCGCTGGGCTCTGGGGCGTCAAGGGTgagcagagcgagagaggccATTTTAAACTTCGAATCCTTAATAAAGTAGGAACTTTCCTTGACTTGTGCAGTCAGTGTTGTTTGTTTGTCTACATACTAAGTCTGACAACTCTCTCCTAATTCCAAGAATCTTACAACTGGGATTTCTGGGAAACCTATAAACGCTACCCCAATCCTCCCTCATCTCCTACCTGTGCAGAGCCTGCATGCGCAGCCCCTCCTCAATGCTGGAGCTGAGGGCCTGCTTGTTGTGCAGCCGGTTGAGTCTCTCCAGCACCCGGTCCTGGTGGGCCTCGTACTCGTCGCGGCTGGGGTAGATCTTGGAGATGAGGGCGTCAAAGTTGGAGTCGCGGCGGAGCGAGCGTCTCGACACAAGCTTCTTTCGGCACGTGGGGCATTCCTTGTTCCTGAGGAGGAAAGGACAGAGAGCGAGTTAAAAATACGCTTTTATAAAGTATCTTTAGTATGGAGGTTCTCCTCAGATTTATACGAGGGCACAGTCCGGAGTAGCGAGAATATAGTCATCCTCAAATAGTCACACAGTTGTGTGTGTCACTCACCCTGATCGGAGTGCAGTGACGATGCAGTCGGAGCAGAAGCGGTGCAGGCACTCCTTGGTGGTCATTGTGTTCTTCAACATGTCCAGACAGATGGGGCACATCAGCTCACTGTGGAGGCTCCGGGGGGACACCGCTATCTCTGTGCCGTCCATGATCGCCTCCTACAGGCAGGGAGGGGAATGTGTCAGACAATACAGGCACATATAAGTCTATG includes:
- the LOC135552210 gene encoding E3 ubiquitin-protein ligase RING2-A-like, which codes for MATPVNIQNPSKTWELSLYELHRSPQEAIMDGTEIAVSPRSLHSELMCPICLDMLKNTMTTKECLHRFCSDCIVTALRSGNKECPTCRKKLVSRRSLRRDSNFDALISKIYPSRDEYEAHQDRVLERLNRLHNKQALSSSIEEGLRMQALHRAQRVRKPAQESDNTTFSGGEDNGDARSHLSHDSAPSHAPLPPSHTPSEAGPSRNPKRPRVSDESGPEVDGGSPTAPLRHHKEGPGSEIELVFRPHPLLVNTQDYSQTRYVKTTANATVDHLSKYLALRIALEERQRDSQSDAAMEKGKEGVEAGAKGEKSAGGGASLKNVSEKQYTIYITTSGGQFSTLNGSLTLELVNEKYWKVRKPLELYYAPTKDQPLQPSQPPQQKSPQPKEG